From the genome of Nicotiana sylvestris chromosome 2, ASM39365v2, whole genome shotgun sequence, one region includes:
- the LOC104237200 gene encoding barley B recombinant-like protein D, whose product MMDHNNFTIKTYMAIMAERDAAIRERNMALEERKRAFAERDMAMLQRDAALAERNAAIQERDDAIAALRLGESSINDNNVVPDSPGNDTETGAKHIYNQQQMHKTIAEAAHGSTEDPTAGYLKGTDTSEAKNPKKVRRPKESRHNKQAKIPRQGKIGAESLNMQVISTSSDDWVNLQELDSDKEGDMQLTSWKDNLGLNQINFDESAMPVPVCSCTGTPQPCYKWGHGGWQSACCTTTISMYPLPQISNKRYSRVGGRKMSGGAFSKLLNRLAGQGYDLSVPLDLKDHWAKHGTNRYSTLK is encoded by the exons ATGATG GACCACAATAACTTTACTATAAAGACTTACATGGCCATCATGGCCGAGAGGGATGCTGCCATCCGTGAACGGAATATGGCACTAGAGGAGAGAAAAAGGGCTTTTGCAGAGCGAGACATGGCAATGCTTCAGAGGGATGCAGCTCTTGCAGAGCGTAATGCTGCGATACAAGAAAGAGATGATGCCATTGCTGCTCTTCGATTAGGGGAGAGCTCTATAAATGACAACAATGTGGTTCCAGATTCACCAGGAAATGACACTGAAACTGGTGCAAAACACATTTATAACCAACAACAAATGCATAAAACCATAGCTGAAGCAGCTCATGGTTCAACGGAAGATCCCACAGCCGGCTACTTGAAAGGCACGGATACTTCTGAAGCAAAGAATCCTAAAAAGGTCAGGCGACCTAAAGAGAGCAGACACAATAAGCAAGCCAAGATACCAAGGCAGGGTAAAATTGGCGCAGAAAGTTTGAATATGCAGGTCATTTCTACATCATCAGATGATTGGGTAAATCTGCAAGAGTTGGATAGTGATAAGGAGGGAGATATGCAGCTCACATCATGGAAAGATAACTTGGGTTTGAACCAAATCAATTTTGATGAGTCTGCCATGCCAGTGCCAGTTTGCTCCTGTACTGGGACTCCTCAGCCATGCTACAAATGGGGTCATGGTGGGTGGCAATCAGCCTGCTGCACAACTACCATATCTATGTACCCGTTACCTCAAATATCAAACAAACGCTATTCCCGGGTGGGTGGCAGAAAGATGAGTGGTGGTGCCTTCAGTAAATTGCTTAATCGTCTTGCTGGTCAAGGTTATGACCTCTCTGTTCCACTTGACCTGAAGGATCATTGGGCTAAACATGGTACAAACCGCTACAGCACATTAAAATAG